CATGTTCGCGCAGTTCTACGAGCGCGTGGCGGGCGGCAACGTGTTCAGCGACCGCGAAACGTGGTACTACGGCGCGCGGCCCACCTCCATCGACCAGCGCTTCACGCAGTCCGAGCGCGACCAGCTGGCGCAGACCGGCGTGTTCCGCCTGCAGGAAGCCGTGCGGCTGAACCAGACGGGCCCGGTGGATCCGGGGTACCGGCAGCCGTACGTGGACGAGTTCGTGCTGGGCGCCGAAAAGCAGCTGGGACGCTTCTGGAAAGCGGAGCTGGTGTACGTCAACCGGCAGAACCGCAACATGGTGGCGCTGGTGGACCGCAACGCCGCCACCAACTACACGGCGTTCGACAACATCGCCGTCTTCGGCCCCGGAGTGGACCAGGTGGAGTACCTGGGACGCGGGCTGCGGCTGGACCGCGTGTACGTCCCCAACAACCTGCTCATCGAGTTCCTTACCGCCATCGCCAACGACTGCCAGTGCGGGCAGGTTCCGCCGGGCCTCACGCTGGCGGACCGCGACCGGCTCACGTGGAACCCGGACCTGGTCATCACCAACGCGCCGGGGGCGGAGCGCAGCTTTCACCAGATCCAGGGCGTGGTGCGCTTCGGCTATCCGCGCTTTGGCGGCGTGATCAGCGCGGTGTATTCGCGGCTGCGGGGCAACCTGGACAACGTGGGCGGATACGACGAAACCGGGGATTATTCCGCCGGGCAGTTCGTGAATCCCAACCAGAGCGTGAACGCCACGGGACTGCTCCCCAACAGCAGCCCCATGGAGATCAAGACGTGGGTGTACGGCTCGCTCCCCGCGGCCTTTCGCGGCGGCCTTCTCTTCTCATGGGCGGGCGGCGACCGCTACACGCCGCGCTTTGAGCTTTCGCCGGCGCTGTACAGCTTCTTCGACCTGAACCGCGACAGCCTGTCGTCGCACCTGTTCTTTCCCTCCAACGGGCAGCCGGTGTTCGTGGAAACGCGCGGGGCCGAGGCGTATCCGGAGCGCGTGCAGCTGGACCTGCACCTGGAGCGCGGGGTGCGGATGGGGCCGGCGGAGTGGGTGCTGGAGCTGGACGGGATCAACGTGCTGGGCCAGGACACGCCCATCGCGTGGAACACGTCGGTGAACCAGGGGCTCAACTACCGTGGCGACACCGACCAGTTCGGGCTGGAGTCGGGCTTCTACCGCGCCGTGCGCGACCGGGTGCCGCCGCGCTCGCTGCGGCTGGGCGCCACGGTGCGGTTCTGAGCGCGCTCCCGCGGCGGCCGGCCCGGGTGGCCGGCCGCATCCCTTTCCCCTGCCGTGAGTGGCGGATGACGATGCGATGTGTGCTGTGCGCGCTGCTCGCCGGGCTGGCGGCAACGGCGTGCGTGGACGTGACGGAGCCCGTACTGGGCGGCGATTACATGGGTTCGCTGCAGTCGTCCAACGCGCAGGAGGGCGCGGCCGTGTTCAACCTGGCTCGCCCGGGGCTGCAGTCGCTTTCGGCGCCGGGGCGCATTCTGATCGGGCGCGCGCGCGGCGCGGACAGCGTGCGCGTGCTGATGATCAACGACCCGCGCGTGCTGGTGGGCGGGCCCATCAGCTTTGTGGCGCGGATGGAATCCGGCCAGGCGCCGCCCGCCAGCCAGGTGCTGGCCGTGGTGGCGCCGGACAACGACCACCGGCTGTTCATGATCGACTACCGCATCCACTTCACCCGCGCGGAGCCGTCGGCCATCCGGGTGTCGGAGGCGCGCGTGCGGTCGGCGGAGAACGCCAACGCGGTAACGGAGTCGGCGATCACCTTTGCGCGCGCCGCCTCTGAATTCCTGGGCGAAGGGCCGGGGCTGTCCGCAGAGGAGCGCGAGGTGCTGGACGGGCGCGGCAACTCGGACGGTGGATACGATCTGGGCGACCTGCGGTACTTTCTGGCCCGCAATCCATCGCAGATCCCCACGTCGTCCTCGTGGTCGCCCTGATTCTGCGGCGTCAGCAGAGTTCGTAACTGCATCTCACGCGGGGGTCGCGGAGGTTCGCGGAGGTCGCGGGGAGGGCAACAGATTGGACGCACACAGAGTCAACAGAGTTAACAGTAAACGATCAAAAGCGTTGATCGGAGACGCCGGGCATGATCCATTTCTGCTGCTCCTCTGTTGACTCTGTTAACTCTGTGTGATGCTTTCCGTTGCTGTTCCCCGCGACCTCCGCGACCCCCGCGGCCTCCGCGTGAGGGCAGTTTCCAGACTTTCCGCTGCTACGACGACAAGGGCCGCACCGAAGCATCGGTGCGGCCCTTCTTTTTCACGCCATCCGCGATCAGATGATGCAGACCGACGGGGCGCCGGCGCTGATGGACACGTACTTGGTGACGCTCGTGCTCTGGCCGCTCGCGTCGGTTACGGTCAGGTACAGCGTAAAGTTGGACGAGCTGTGCCCCGTCCATGTCCACGGCTCGTTGAAGGTGTAGCCGTAATCGTAGATGCCGTTGTTGGATGACCAGGCGTACGTGTACGGCGAGGTTCCCGCCGTGACTTCCGCAAAGAACGAGCAGACCTGGTTGGAACGCACGCTGGACGGACCGTCGATGTAGATGTCGGGCGTGACGGCGACCACCTTGGTACCGGTGATGCCGTCCACCACGCCCGAAATGGTGGCCGTGCCCGTCGCCACGCCGGTCACTACGCCGGAGGCTGAAACGGTGGCCTTGGATGTGTTGGAGCTGGACCAGGTCGCGCTGCTGCTGGTGAACTGGCCGTCCACGTCGCGGCCGTACGCGGTGCACTGCCCGCCCTGGGCCGGCTTGATGGGCGTGGGGCAGGTTACCGTCACGCTGGTGGTGACGCCTACGAGCCGCGGTCCGTCGTGTGGCGCGGTGATGCCGCCGCCCGCCTCGCCGGAGCATCCGGAGAGCGCGAATCCGGAAAACGCCGCGAGAACGCCGAGTGTGTTTCTGATCCGCATGGTCTGTCTCCGGAAACGGTGGACCTGCACACCCAGTGCGGGCGGGGAGGTCTTTCCAGAGTAAGGCCGTTCCTTTCAAGCCGCAACATATTTCTTTGATTCAACCCCGCAGCCTTGCACCAGCCCGATACGCACCTCCATCAAACACTTATCAGGAAGCAGATAACCGGCAATCATGATCGGCCACCTGGCCAACCGTGCAGTGCGCGGTGGACCATGCCGCGCCCGGATCAGGCCATATCGAGAGATGTCTTCCGTCGGCCGCCGGTCAGTGAAGCTGGCCTCCGCAATGCGGGCAGGCGGCGGGCTCCCTTCGGGCCTGGACGGCCTCCACGAAGCCGGCGCCCAGGATCGCCGTGGGAAGCGCGAACAATCCAATCCCCACGATGCTGATGAGGCCCGCCGCAAGCCGGCCAGACGGGGTTTCGGGGATGACGTCTCCGTATCCCACCGTGGTGAGCGTGGCCACCGCCCACCACATGCTTGCGGGAATGCTGGAGAACTCGTCGGGCTGCCGGCCGTTCTCCGCGATGTACATCACCGACGACGACACGATCAGCAGCACGGCCATCAGCGCGAGTGACAGGACCAGCTCTTCGCGCTTCTGGCGGATCACCTGCCGGAACAGGCCGAGCGCCGTGACGTACCGCCCGGCCTTGAGCAGCCGCA
This Longimicrobium terrae DNA region includes the following protein-coding sequences:
- a CDS encoding ion transporter, with protein sequence MISRLRVLQITEAPRAGDAASRRFGIFILALIAANVLAVILGSVPELEARWEAEFRAFEVFSVAVFSVEYLARVWSCVEDPRYRGAVRGRLRYMLRPLALIDLLAIAPFFVPAAALDLRFLRAMRLFRLVRLLKAGRYVTALGLFRQVIRQKREELVLSLALMAVLLIVSSSVMYIAENGRQPDEFSSIPASMWWAVATLTTVGYGDVIPETPSGRLAAGLISIVGIGLFALPTAILGAGFVEAVQARREPAACPHCGGQLH
- a CDS encoding Ig-like domain-containing protein, whose protein sequence is MRIRNTLGVLAAFSGFALSGCSGEAGGGITAPHDGPRLVGVTTSVTVTCPTPIKPAQGGQCTAYGRDVDGQFTSSSATWSSSNTSKATVSASGVVTGVATGTATISGVVDGITGTKVVAVTPDIYIDGPSSVRSNQVCSFFAEVTAGTSPYTYAWSSNNGIYDYGYTFNEPWTWTGHSSSNFTLYLTVTDASGQSTSVTKYVSISAGAPSVCII